The Croceicoccus marinus genome contains a region encoding:
- a CDS encoding NAD-dependent epimerase/dehydratase family protein, with amino-acid sequence MHQVAPVMVTGASGFVGRAVVRALRMVGRGSGRPVVALGTRPADAPRDEYWEPVDLLDPAAVQDVLARHRPAALIHAAWARSRAGGLWNAPDNMDWRDASMALFEAFWQAGGKHVVGCGSCAEYAISDDPCREDATPIAPESLYGQAKAQLHGMAAARAGALGGTLAWARIFYLFGPHEAAARLVPSVIDSLLRGEPALTGSGLTRRDFALIGDVGHGIAALAETGAIGAYNVASGEAVRLRDLVERIGAIMERLDLVRIGALPDRPDEAPLIAADVGKIARDTGWHARTPLDEALRQTIEWRREHAVSRSDDRKRPAKL; translated from the coding sequence ATGCATCAGGTCGCGCCCGTGATGGTTACCGGCGCCAGCGGCTTCGTCGGTCGCGCGGTCGTGCGCGCGCTGCGCATGGTCGGGCGCGGCAGCGGCAGGCCCGTCGTGGCGCTGGGCACGCGGCCCGCCGATGCGCCGCGGGACGAATATTGGGAACCGGTCGACCTGCTCGACCCCGCCGCGGTGCAGGACGTGCTGGCCCGCCACCGGCCCGCCGCGCTGATCCATGCCGCATGGGCGCGCAGCCGCGCCGGCGGTCTGTGGAACGCGCCCGACAACATGGACTGGCGCGATGCCAGCATGGCTCTGTTCGAAGCGTTCTGGCAGGCGGGCGGCAAGCATGTCGTGGGCTGCGGCAGCTGCGCCGAATATGCGATCAGCGACGACCCCTGCCGCGAGGATGCGACGCCGATCGCGCCCGAATCGCTCTATGGCCAGGCCAAGGCGCAGCTGCACGGCATGGCCGCGGCGCGCGCCGGCGCGCTGGGCGGGACATTGGCGTGGGCGCGCATCTTCTATCTGTTCGGCCCGCACGAGGCTGCGGCCCGGCTGGTGCCCTCGGTGATCGACAGCCTGCTGCGCGGCGAACCGGCGCTGACCGGCAGCGGCCTGACCCGCCGCGACTTCGCGCTGATCGGCGATGTCGGCCACGGCATCGCCGCGCTTGCCGAAACGGGGGCCATCGGCGCGTATAACGTCGCCTCGGGCGAGGCGGTGCGATTGCGCGACCTGGTCGAACGGATTGGCGCCATCATGGAACGGCTCGACCTGGTCCGCATCGGCGCGCTGCCCGACCGTCCGGACGAAGCCCCGCTGATCGCCGCCGATGTCGGCAAGATCGCCCGCGACACCGGCTGGCACGCCCGCACCCCGCTTGACGAAGCGCTGCGGCAGACGATCGAGTGGCGGCGCGAACATGCGGTATCCCGATCAGACGACCGGAAGCGTCCAGCAAAGCTCTGA
- the rfbF gene encoding glucose-1-phosphate cytidylyltransferase, whose protein sequence is MKVVILAGGLGTRLSEETSVRPKPMVEVGGKPILWHIMRHYAHFGYKDFVVCCGYKGEVIKEYFLNYRSISSDFSIDLGSGKIDFHAPSDEDWKVTLVDTGADSMTGGRVRRVRDIIGDEPFCLTYGDGLSNVPIDRLVAFHKAQDKWATVTAVLQPGRFGALGMSEDGRDVTGFREKGTQDGGHINGGFYVCQPEVFDLIEGDATIWERDPMERLVELNQLAAFRHDDFWQCMDTLRDKTVLEEMWEQADCPWRQVYAPQPVAAPLDQTVAFLERAKQTA, encoded by the coding sequence ATGAAAGTTGTCATTCTCGCGGGCGGTCTCGGCACGCGGTTGAGCGAAGAAACCTCGGTCCGGCCGAAGCCGATGGTCGAAGTCGGCGGGAAGCCGATATTGTGGCACATCATGCGCCATTACGCGCATTTCGGCTACAAGGACTTTGTCGTATGTTGCGGCTACAAGGGCGAGGTAATCAAGGAATATTTCCTGAATTACCGCTCGATCAGCAGCGATTTTTCCATCGACCTGGGCAGCGGCAAGATCGATTTCCACGCGCCTTCGGATGAGGACTGGAAGGTCACGCTGGTCGATACCGGCGCGGATTCGATGACCGGCGGGCGCGTGCGGCGCGTGCGCGACATCATCGGGGACGAGCCGTTCTGCCTGACCTATGGCGACGGGCTTTCCAATGTGCCGATCGACCGGCTGGTCGCGTTCCACAAGGCGCAGGACAAGTGGGCGACCGTCACAGCCGTGCTGCAGCCGGGCCGCTTCGGCGCCCTGGGGATGAGCGAGGACGGGCGCGACGTCACCGGTTTCCGCGAAAAGGGCACGCAGGACGGCGGGCATATCAATGGCGGCTTCTATGTCTGCCAGCCCGAGGTGTTCGACCTGATCGAGGGGGACGCCACCATCTGGGAACGCGACCCGATGGAGCGGCTGGTCGAGCTGAACCAGCTGGCCGCGTTCCGGCACGACGATTTCTGGCAATGCATGGACACGCTGCGCGACAAGACCGTGCTTGAGGAGATGTGGGAGCAGGCCGATTGCCCGTGGCGGCAGGTCTATGCGCCGCAGCCCGTCGCCGCGCCGCTGGACCAGACGGTTGCTTTCCTGGAGCGGGCCAAGCAGACCGCCTAG
- a CDS encoding GMC oxidoreductase: MGRIAIKFISAQDAASDSWDLVVVGSGMGSLFFLMKYLQERPDQRVLIVEKGGYNTHDWQLQNLQNSTVDNHRTYRNIGEFHKEWAYTIGLGGSSNCWWALTPRLHPDDFRIHTMTGTSVDWPITYDDLVPYYQQAERKMLIAGSDELEEHYPGTAPFPQPHHHLTTADEMMRARPGHLHYPMPTAKLSLATEESSRNRCCSTSRCHLCPVDAKFNALNGFRDVLSHPAVSIVVDAEVQMLDTAGGVVKSVQFRQAGKDYKAACDLCVLGANALWSPFIMLRSGIGGHGVGRYLGEKMLANVEVYLDGLEHYNGGTATTTMNLSLLKDGRTKDRGTTFLIFKNGFDHGVRLDPPGRWRESLPLGLYVEDHMHYDNGVFDDGGDVPAVKFAPWSPYAQNTLDHAMSRLPEILKPLPVEEIRDPKIWPTLGHVQGTCRMGTDIGNSVVDRDLVSHAVRNLVVVGTSTFPTSGSVNPTLTAAAMSLRSAERLVG; the protein is encoded by the coding sequence ATGGGGAGGATCGCCATCAAATTCATCAGCGCACAAGATGCCGCGTCGGACAGCTGGGACCTGGTGGTCGTCGGCTCGGGCATGGGATCGCTGTTCTTCCTGATGAAATATCTGCAGGAACGGCCTGACCAACGCGTCCTGATCGTCGAGAAGGGCGGCTACAACACGCACGACTGGCAGCTGCAGAACCTGCAGAATTCCACGGTCGACAACCACCGGACCTACAGGAACATCGGCGAATTCCACAAGGAATGGGCCTATACGATCGGGCTTGGCGGCAGCAGCAATTGCTGGTGGGCGCTGACCCCGCGCCTCCACCCCGACGATTTCCGCATCCATACGATGACCGGGACCAGCGTGGACTGGCCGATCACCTACGACGACCTCGTCCCCTATTACCAGCAGGCCGAACGCAAGATGCTGATCGCCGGCTCGGACGAGCTGGAGGAGCATTATCCCGGCACCGCGCCTTTTCCGCAGCCGCACCATCATCTGACCACCGCGGACGAGATGATGCGCGCCCGGCCCGGCCATCTGCATTACCCGATGCCCACCGCCAAGCTCTCGCTCGCGACCGAGGAGAGCAGCCGCAATCGCTGCTGTTCCACCTCGCGCTGCCATCTTTGCCCGGTGGATGCCAAGTTCAACGCGCTGAACGGGTTCCGGGACGTCCTGTCGCATCCCGCCGTATCGATCGTGGTCGATGCCGAGGTGCAGATGCTCGACACCGCGGGCGGTGTGGTGAAATCGGTGCAGTTCCGGCAGGCGGGCAAGGACTACAAGGCGGCCTGCGATCTGTGCGTGCTGGGCGCCAATGCGCTGTGGTCGCCCTTCATCATGCTGCGTTCGGGCATCGGCGGGCACGGCGTGGGCCGCTACCTGGGCGAAAAGATGCTCGCCAATGTCGAGGTCTATCTGGACGGGCTTGAGCATTACAACGGCGGCACCGCGACCACCACGATGAACCTGTCGCTGCTGAAGGACGGGCGCACCAAGGACCGCGGCACCACTTTCCTGATCTTCAAGAACGGCTTCGACCACGGCGTCCGGCTCGACCCGCCGGGCCGCTGGCGCGAAAGCCTGCCGCTCGGCCTCTATGTCGAGGATCACATGCATTACGACAATGGCGTGTTCGACGATGGCGGCGACGTGCCCGCGGTCAAGTTCGCGCCGTGGTCGCCCTATGCCCAGAACACGCTGGACCACGCGATGAGCCGCCTGCCCGAGATCCTGAAACCGCTGCCGGTCGAGGAGATCCGCGACCCCAAGATCTGGCCGACGCTGGGCCATGTGCAGGGCACCTGCCGCATGGGGACCGACATCGGGAATTCGGTGGTCGACCGCGACCTGGTCAGCCACGCGGTGCGCAATCTGGTGGTGGTGGGCACGTCGACCTTCCCGACAAGCGGAAGCGTCAATCCCACGCTGACCGCGGCGGCGATGTCGCTGCGCTCGGCGGAAAGGCTGGTGGGGTAG
- a CDS encoding DUF707 domain-containing protein → MTGTRDYLVFVRGGRTSLHHDWLKGPGPRNWDLQVSQWIDDPEIGADGDLPVSIDAGTKWDSIYRYLDANPDLMDRYRYIAFMDDDLIFTKQDLNRYFEICEEHGLLLAQPSLHADSFFCYPILLQCAGTKLRFSNFVECMATAIRTDYLKSFMPRMAKVKSGWGMDRIWTVTMPEPAFKSAIIDEISMVHTRPHATGGIYKDFAREAVGPHAEMEAMIKSYDNIPDKMMVYGGIDDAGRRITAARTRIANGISLVANCWRYRDTPRCFRSGLGMFVRAVTEANYTPQSAHPLQRTEASL, encoded by the coding sequence GTGACCGGAACGCGGGATTATCTCGTCTTCGTGCGCGGCGGCAGGACGTCGCTGCACCACGACTGGCTGAAGGGGCCGGGTCCGCGCAACTGGGACCTGCAGGTCAGCCAGTGGATCGACGATCCCGAAATCGGCGCCGACGGCGATCTGCCGGTCTCGATCGACGCGGGGACCAAGTGGGACAGCATCTATCGCTATCTCGACGCCAATCCCGACCTGATGGACCGCTACCGCTATATCGCGTTCATGGACGACGACCTGATCTTCACCAAGCAGGACCTCAACCGCTATTTCGAGATCTGCGAGGAACATGGCCTGCTGCTGGCCCAGCCTTCGCTGCATGCCGACAGCTTCTTCTGCTATCCCATCCTGCTGCAATGCGCGGGCACGAAGCTGCGCTTTTCCAACTTCGTCGAATGCATGGCGACCGCGATCCGCACCGATTACCTCAAAAGCTTCATGCCGCGCATGGCCAAGGTGAAGTCGGGCTGGGGCATGGACCGGATCTGGACCGTGACCATGCCCGAACCGGCGTTCAAGTCGGCCATCATCGACGAGATTTCGATGGTCCACACCCGCCCCCACGCGACCGGCGGCATCTACAAGGATTTCGCGCGCGAAGCCGTCGGCCCCCATGCCGAGATGGAGGCGATGATCAAGAGCTATGACAACATCCCCGACAAGATGATGGTCTATGGCGGGATCGATGACGCAGGCCGCCGCATCACCGCGGCGCGCACGCGGATCGCCAACGGCATCAGCCTGGTCGCCAATTGCTGGCGCTATCGCGACACGCCGCGCTGCTTCAGGTCGGGGCTGGGCATGTTCGTGCGCGCCGTGACCGAGGCGAACTATACCCCGCAATCCGCCCATCCGCTCCAGAGAACAGAGGCCTCGCTATGA
- a CDS encoding protoporphyrinogen/coproporphyrinogen oxidase, with translation MASKPNIAIIGSGFAGFGASHALSGENVDAVIYEKRAVHGGHTSTHAYGDGYLFDEGPHISFTEDKRLQELFADSLGGSFEKLRAYVDNFWQGHFIKHPAQTSLHGLPTDLVVKCITDFVEATKTPIEDARIENYEDWLLAAFGEGFARTFPMEYTKKYHSTEAKNLTTDWLGPRLYRPTLEQVLVGALDKKSPDVHYVDHFRYPTHGGFVSYLNGFRQRANLEVNSEIVAIDPGARTLTMSGGRVKPYDALVSSVALPSLIPMIKGAPDDVKAAAEKLACTEVVLVNIGVTKPFIKDAHWTYFYDEDICFARLSYPSNFSPNVAPKGCSALQAEVYFSKKWKPRTKPADAYIEPVIDGLLKAGLIDGRDQVNHTSTIVAPYANIIFDHDRPAAVKLIHEYLDEIGIAYCGRFGDWGYIWTDQAFTSGEQAALRALDRLQTRPLGAAAAMGR, from the coding sequence GTGGCCAGCAAGCCGAATATTGCCATCATCGGATCGGGTTTCGCCGGCTTCGGCGCCTCGCACGCACTGTCGGGCGAGAATGTCGACGCGGTGATCTATGAAAAGCGCGCCGTGCATGGCGGGCACACCTCGACCCATGCCTATGGCGACGGCTATCTGTTCGACGAAGGCCCGCATATCTCGTTCACCGAGGACAAGCGTCTGCAGGAACTGTTCGCCGATTCGCTGGGCGGCTCGTTCGAAAAGCTGCGCGCCTATGTCGACAATTTCTGGCAGGGCCATTTCATCAAGCATCCCGCGCAGACCAGTCTGCACGGATTGCCCACCGATCTCGTGGTGAAATGCATCACCGACTTCGTCGAGGCGACCAAGACCCCGATCGAGGACGCGCGAATCGAGAATTACGAGGACTGGCTGCTTGCCGCCTTCGGAGAGGGCTTCGCGCGCACCTTCCCGATGGAATACACCAAGAAATACCACTCGACCGAGGCGAAGAACCTGACGACCGACTGGCTCGGCCCGCGGCTCTATCGCCCCACTCTCGAACAGGTGCTGGTGGGCGCGCTCGACAAGAAATCGCCCGATGTCCATTACGTCGACCACTTCCGCTATCCGACGCATGGCGGCTTCGTCTCCTATCTCAACGGTTTTCGCCAACGCGCGAACCTTGAGGTGAATTCCGAGATTGTGGCCATCGACCCCGGCGCCCGCACGCTGACGATGTCGGGCGGGCGCGTGAAGCCCTATGACGCGCTGGTCTCGTCCGTAGCGCTGCCCAGCCTGATCCCGATGATCAAGGGCGCGCCGGACGACGTGAAGGCAGCGGCGGAAAAGCTCGCCTGTACCGAAGTCGTGCTGGTCAATATCGGCGTGACCAAGCCGTTCATCAAGGACGCGCACTGGACCTATTTCTATGACGAGGACATCTGCTTCGCGCGATTGTCCTATCCGTCGAACTTCTCCCCCAATGTCGCGCCCAAGGGTTGCAGCGCGCTGCAGGCCGAGGTCTATTTCTCGAAGAAATGGAAGCCGCGCACCAAGCCTGCCGACGCCTATATCGAACCGGTGATCGACGGCCTGCTGAAAGCCGGGCTGATCGACGGCCGCGACCAGGTGAACCACACCAGCACCATCGTCGCGCCCTATGCCAACATCATCTTCGACCATGACCGCCCCGCCGCGGTGAAGCTGATCCACGAGTATCTGGACGAGATCGGCATCGCCTACTGCGGCCGCTTCGGCGACTGGGGCTACATCTGGACCGACCAGGCGTTCACCAGCGGCGAACAGGCCGCGCTGAGGGCGCTGGACAGACTGCAAACGCGGCCGCTGGGGGCCGCCGCCGCAATGGGACGCTAA
- a CDS encoding class I SAM-dependent methyltransferase: MTIGGAAAIESDPQGRIDTAASDRPNGATCRHCGTPLGIVLADLGHSPVANDMIPADRLDEPEATYPLAVRVCGNCWLAQAGDVLPADAIFRADYTYFSSHSTTWLAHAKAYVDMAIERFGLTGDSKVVEVACNDGYLLQYVKQAGIPCFGVEPTAGPAQAARELGLDVDIEFMTEEYGKSLAARGWQADLVTANNVLAHVPDINDFVRGIAAILKPEGVATFEVQHLLRLMQGRQFDTIYHEHFSYLSLIAAERLFDAAGLRVFAVDNLPTHGGSVRFFVCRKEAERPNEISLDAMRAEELEYGLDKAETYRAWRVDILDTKFALLELLLDLKKQGKTIVGYGAPAKGVTLLNYCGIDSDFIDYTVDRAPSKKGCHFPGVGVPILDPGEILNTQPDYVLILPWNLKDEIKDQMAAVRDWGGKFIIPVPMAKIED, translated from the coding sequence ATGACCATTGGCGGGGCAGCGGCGATCGAGAGCGATCCGCAGGGCCGGATCGACACGGCTGCGTCGGACAGGCCGAACGGCGCGACATGCCGCCACTGCGGCACGCCGCTTGGCATCGTGCTGGCCGATTTGGGCCACAGCCCGGTCGCCAACGACATGATCCCCGCCGACCGGCTGGACGAGCCTGAGGCGACCTATCCGCTGGCGGTGCGCGTATGCGGCAATTGCTGGCTGGCGCAAGCGGGCGACGTGCTGCCCGCCGATGCGATCTTCCGCGCGGACTACACCTATTTCTCCTCGCATTCGACGACCTGGCTTGCCCACGCCAAGGCCTATGTCGACATGGCGATCGAGCGGTTCGGCCTCACCGGCGACAGCAAGGTCGTCGAGGTCGCCTGCAACGACGGCTATCTGCTGCAATATGTGAAGCAGGCAGGCATTCCCTGCTTCGGCGTCGAACCCACCGCCGGTCCGGCCCAGGCCGCGCGCGAGCTCGGCCTCGACGTCGATATCGAGTTCATGACCGAGGAATATGGCAAGTCGCTGGCCGCACGCGGCTGGCAGGCCGACCTCGTCACCGCCAATAATGTGCTGGCCCATGTCCCCGACATCAACGATTTCGTGCGCGGCATCGCCGCCATACTGAAGCCGGAAGGCGTCGCCACGTTCGAGGTGCAGCACCTGCTGCGCCTGATGCAGGGCCGCCAGTTCGACACGATCTATCACGAGCATTTCTCCTATCTCTCGCTGATCGCGGCCGAACGGCTGTTCGACGCGGCGGGCCTGCGCGTGTTCGCGGTCGACAATCTGCCCACTCACGGCGGATCGGTGCGCTTCTTCGTCTGCCGCAAGGAGGCCGAGCGCCCGAACGAGATCTCGCTCGATGCGATGCGGGCCGAGGAACTGGAATACGGGCTCGACAAGGCCGAGACCTATCGCGCGTGGCGGGTCGATATTCTGGACACGAAATTCGCGCTGCTCGAACTGCTGCTGGACCTGAAGAAGCAGGGCAAGACCATCGTCGGCTATGGCGCTCCGGCCAAGGGCGTGACGCTGCTCAACTATTGCGGGATCGATTCCGACTTCATCGACTATACCGTCGACCGGGCGCCTTCGAAGAAGGGCTGCCATTTCCCCGGCGTGGGCGTCCCGATTCTGGACCCCGGCGAGATCCTGAACACACAGCCCGATTATGTCCTTATCCTGCCCTGGAACCTGAAGGACGAGATCAAGGACCAGATGGCCGCCGTGCGCGACTGGGGCGGCAAGTTCATCATCCCCGTCCCGATGGCGAAGATCGAAGACTGA
- a CDS encoding glycosyltransferase family 2 protein, which yields MQTETVRPGATSSQAPMRFSVLVANYNYDRFLGRAIESALALDWPDVEVIVVDDGSTDNSCEVIDSFAGSVTAIYQNNGGQRSANNTAFAHATGEVVVFLDADDVLDPGFARAVAAAWSPTVTKVQVQMQLIDAEDRPFGDLIPNFAFRPEPAQISAWSRNSTEYPTPPGSGNAYARRFLDQFFPIGEEHDDATDSTCLALAPLMGDVVTIVQPLVKYRQHGANDSNLGTRSDNFGREVARAMRRQKSAEDICERLGVELPRPNSLRRSRHLLQLRAASLRMEPASHPLPGDGRITAGMDAIRSVFRKNFDPLKKRVVVAGWVLAVLAAPAPLARTLIRKRFTERFENQEAARTG from the coding sequence ATGCAAACCGAAACCGTACGTCCCGGCGCTACCTCGTCGCAGGCGCCGATGCGCTTCTCGGTCCTGGTCGCGAACTATAATTACGACCGGTTCCTGGGCCGCGCGATCGAAAGCGCGCTGGCGCTGGACTGGCCGGACGTGGAAGTGATCGTCGTCGACGACGGATCGACCGACAACTCGTGCGAGGTGATCGACAGCTTCGCCGGTTCGGTCACCGCGATCTACCAGAACAATGGCGGGCAGCGCAGCGCCAACAATACCGCCTTCGCCCACGCCACTGGCGAGGTGGTGGTGTTCCTCGACGCCGACGACGTGCTCGATCCCGGTTTCGCCAGGGCGGTCGCCGCCGCGTGGAGCCCCACCGTCACCAAGGTGCAGGTCCAGATGCAGCTGATCGATGCCGAGGACCGGCCGTTCGGCGATCTCATCCCCAATTTCGCATTCCGGCCCGAACCCGCGCAGATCAGCGCGTGGTCGCGCAATTCCACCGAATATCCCACCCCGCCCGGATCGGGCAACGCCTATGCGCGTCGCTTCCTCGACCAGTTCTTCCCGATCGGAGAGGAACATGACGACGCGACCGATTCGACCTGCCTGGCGCTGGCGCCGCTGATGGGCGACGTCGTGACCATCGTGCAGCCGCTGGTGAAATACCGCCAGCACGGCGCGAACGATTCGAACCTGGGCACAAGGTCGGACAATTTCGGGCGCGAAGTCGCGCGCGCCATGCGCCGCCAGAAAAGCGCCGAGGACATCTGCGAGCGGCTGGGCGTGGAACTGCCGCGCCCCAACAGCCTGCGCCGCAGCCGCCATCTGCTGCAATTGCGCGCCGCCAGCCTGCGCATGGAGCCTGCCAGCCACCCGCTGCCGGGCGACGGGCGGATCACGGCGGGAATGGATGCGATCCGTTCGGTGTTCCGCAAGAACTTCGATCCGCTGAAGAAGCGGGTGGTGGTCGCCGGATGGGTGCTGGCCGTGCTGGCCGCGCCCGCGCCGCTGGCGCGCACGCTGATCCGCAAGAGATTTACCGAGCGATTCGAAAACCAGGAAGCCGCCAGGACGGGCTGA
- a CDS encoding glycosyltransferase family 2 protein: MRIHVAIATTGRPDVLCKVVDRFRHQTRKADGIVIVGAAPEDIAGLDRIACPPDQAVVSPKKGLCAQRNVALSLLRGKSDAVVFFDDDFLVAHDFLERLEQLFEADEKLVGLTGWLIADGAQTGALTYEEAEAILDAGAPRPDKPDEKTSWLYGCNMAFRMSACEDLSFDENLPLYGWQEDVDFTEQLARRGYMLRTNAITGIHMGTRGGRTSGLKLGYSQVANIVYLRRKGTIGAAHGWTLMAKNVAANLAKSIRPEDTIDRRGRLKGNMRAFGDMLRGKADPLRILDL; encoded by the coding sequence ATGCGTATCCATGTCGCGATCGCCACCACCGGCCGGCCCGACGTGCTGTGCAAGGTGGTCGACCGTTTCCGGCACCAGACGCGCAAGGCGGACGGCATCGTCATCGTCGGCGCCGCGCCCGAGGATATCGCCGGGCTGGACCGGATTGCATGTCCCCCGGATCAGGCGGTGGTCTCGCCCAAGAAGGGCCTGTGCGCCCAGCGCAATGTCGCGCTCTCGCTGCTGCGTGGGAAAAGCGACGCGGTAGTCTTCTTCGACGACGATTTCCTGGTCGCCCACGATTTCCTCGAACGGCTGGAGCAATTGTTCGAGGCGGACGAGAAGCTCGTCGGCCTGACCGGCTGGCTGATCGCCGACGGCGCGCAGACCGGCGCGCTGACCTATGAAGAGGCCGAGGCCATTCTGGACGCGGGCGCGCCGCGCCCCGACAAGCCTGACGAGAAGACCAGCTGGCTCTATGGCTGCAACATGGCCTTCCGGATGAGCGCGTGCGAGGATCTGTCCTTCGACGAGAACCTGCCCCTTTACGGCTGGCAGGAGGATGTCGATTTCACCGAGCAGCTCGCCCGGCGCGGCTACATGCTGCGTACCAATGCGATCACCGGAATTCACATGGGCACGCGCGGCGGGCGCACCTCGGGGCTGAAGCTGGGCTATTCGCAGGTCGCCAATATCGTCTATCTGCGGCGCAAGGGCACGATCGGCGCGGCCCATGGCTGGACGCTGATGGCCAAGAACGTCGCCGCGAACCTGGCGAAGAGCATTCGCCCCGAAGACACCATCGACCGCCGCGGCCGGCTCAAGGGTAATATGCGCGCATTCGGCGATATGTTGCGCGGCAAGGCCGATCCTTTGCGCATTCTGGATCTTTAG
- a CDS encoding DUF6473 family protein — protein MDRATEAGGGRTMGGEHLSGYQARDYAVVDYYIDRDARTGLSFRGPEPSVDEGNYVACPGAAQAFGCFCDDAFPDLLAERLDVHFVNLGYGGAGPAFFLRYPQLIEFANRGRAVILQVTSGRSESNSVYDSGGLEYVTRRADGQRMSAQQAWAELLAAEPPPAAMPRPLAKAWRMFVGPPHARKVLAETRANRIAHNRELMERITVPVVYLYFSRRAPAWHSTGRFAWWWQRYDRENALFGDYPQLVNQRMLDATRGAADDYVHCHSRRGSPQPLIDRFTGQPARIDNSADRKDLAAGTYSQNDYYPSPEMHLDAADLLEPVLRRHLGAAA, from the coding sequence ATGGATCGTGCCACTGAAGCGGGGGGCGGCCGCACGATGGGCGGAGAGCATCTGTCGGGTTACCAGGCGCGCGACTACGCGGTCGTCGATTATTACATTGATCGTGACGCTCGCACCGGCCTGTCGTTTCGCGGGCCGGAGCCCTCAGTGGACGAGGGCAATTACGTCGCCTGCCCGGGCGCGGCGCAGGCCTTCGGCTGTTTCTGCGACGATGCGTTCCCCGACCTGCTGGCCGAGCGGCTGGACGTCCACTTCGTCAACCTGGGCTATGGCGGCGCGGGTCCGGCGTTCTTCCTGCGCTATCCGCAACTGATCGAGTTCGCCAACCGGGGCCGGGCGGTGATCCTGCAGGTGACGTCGGGGCGCAGCGAGAGCAATTCGGTCTATGACAGCGGGGGCCTGGAATATGTCACCCGCCGCGCGGACGGGCAGCGCATGTCGGCGCAGCAGGCCTGGGCCGAACTGCTGGCCGCAGAGCCGCCGCCCGCGGCGATGCCTCGCCCGCTTGCCAAGGCATGGCGCATGTTCGTCGGCCCGCCCCATGCGCGCAAGGTGCTGGCCGAGACGCGCGCCAACCGGATCGCGCACAACCGCGAGCTGATGGAGCGGATCACCGTGCCGGTCGTCTATCTCTATTTTTCGCGCCGCGCGCCCGCATGGCATTCCACCGGCCGATTCGCCTGGTGGTGGCAGCGCTATGACAGGGAGAATGCGCTGTTCGGCGATTATCCGCAGCTGGTGAACCAGCGCATGCTGGACGCCACCAGGGGCGCGGCGGACGATTACGTCCATTGCCATTCGCGCCGGGGTTCGCCCCAGCCGCTGATTGACCGCTTTACCGGACAGCCCGCCCGCATCGACAACAGCGCCGACCGCAAGGACCTGGCGGCGGGCACCTATTCGCAGAACGACTACTATCCCTCGCCCGAGATGCATTTGGATGCCGCGGACTTGCTGGAACCGGTGCTGCGCCGCCATCTGGGGGCGGCGGCATGA
- a CDS encoding sulfotransferase family protein yields MTAGDMIEPVPVAETGTGSRRPIIVTGCPRSGTTFVGKVIGQSPEVFYIYEPFNDEAPHHLSLPERFIALDSENGAAHRAAIDELMALGRPVTRWGKALRGAVECRAGEPDLAGRLAARALAYRRESFGKAKRVCIKDPLAFFAAEWLADTYDSQVVVMLRHPGGVISSYLALDWPSEMRAIAGCDIPIADRELAREVADFRPDDHSALDGLLLQWRLFTRATLELKQRRPDWIFLVHDRLCLEPERYMRDVFARLDLSFSDEIAGRLRRDTTASAPSAGEHVQHRHSRDSRALVEEWRERLDRAVADRIMRETGELWEEALAAL; encoded by the coding sequence ATGACGGCCGGCGACATGATCGAGCCTGTCCCCGTGGCCGAGACCGGAACCGGTTCGCGCCGACCCATCATCGTGACCGGCTGCCCCCGGTCGGGCACCACTTTCGTCGGCAAGGTGATCGGCCAGTCGCCCGAGGTGTTCTATATCTACGAGCCCTTCAACGACGAGGCGCCGCATCATCTGAGCCTGCCCGAACGCTTCATCGCGCTGGATTCGGAAAACGGGGCGGCGCACCGCGCGGCCATCGACGAGCTGATGGCGCTGGGCCGCCCGGTCACGCGCTGGGGCAAGGCGCTGCGCGGCGCGGTGGAGTGCCGGGCGGGCGAACCCGACCTGGCGGGCAGGCTGGCGGCCCGCGCGCTGGCCTATCGGCGCGAAAGCTTCGGCAAGGCGAAGCGGGTGTGCATCAAGGACCCGCTGGCGTTCTTCGCCGCCGAATGGCTGGCCGATACCTATGATTCGCAGGTGGTCGTGATGCTGCGCCATCCCGGCGGCGTGATTTCCAGCTATCTCGCGCTCGACTGGCCGTCCGAGATGCGGGCGATCGCGGGCTGCGACATCCCGATCGCCGACCGCGAACTTGCGCGCGAGGTGGCCGACTTCCGCCCCGACGACCATTCCGCGCTCGACGGATTGCTGCTGCAATGGCGGCTGTTCACCCGCGCCACGCTTGAGCTGAAGCAGCGGCGGCCCGACTGGATATTCTTGGTCCACGACCGGCTCTGCCTTGAGCCCGAGCGGTATATGCGCGATGTGTTCGCACGATTGGACCTGTCGTTCAGCGACGAGATCGCTGGCCGGCTGAGGCGCGACACCACCGCATCCGCGCCCTCGGCGGGCGAACATGTACAGCATCGCCACAGCCGCGACAGCCGCGCGCTGGTCGAGGAATGGCGCGAACGGCTGGATCGGGCGGTAGCGGATCGTATCATGCGCGAGACGGGCGAATTGTGGGAAGAAGCGCTCGCCGCGCTGTGA